The nucleotide sequence TGCACGAGCCAGCCAATCGCGCAGGAGAGCACCGTGCCCGCCAGCGCCAGGGTGACCAGCACCGGGCGCCGGCCGGTCCGGTCCGACAGGTGTCCCATGGAGAAGGCCGCTGTGGCGCCGAACAGATGCAGCCCGCCGCCGAGCCAGGCGCCGGCCACCGTGGCGCCGGTGAGGGCGCCGCCGGAGAGCGCGAACCCGGTGGCGAGAAAGGCCGGCAGCCAGGCCCACATGCCCAGCAGTTCCCAGTTGTGGGCGACGTAGCCGCCGATCAGCAGCCGCGCGCCGCGGTTGCCGACGACCTCCTCGGCCAGCCGCGCCCGCGGCGGGCGTTCGTGTATGCGGTTGGGCAACCCGCGCAGTGCGGCGAGGAGCACGGCGGCGCCGAGCGCGGGCAGCAGGCCGCTCACGATGAAGGCCACCTGCCAGCCGCCAAGGGCGATGCCGATGGCGGCCACACCGAGCGAGGTGGCATAGCCCACCGAGGTCGAGGCGATGAGCCAGCCCATGGCGTTGCCCCGGCGCTCCGGCGGCGCGTCGTCGGAGAACACCATGATCAGTGGCGTGTAGACCCCGCCCTGGGCGAGGCCCACGAGTCCGTACAGCAGCATTGCCGACCACCAGCCGTCGGCCAGGAGGCCGAACAGCGCACTGGTGACGGCAGCGGCCACGGCCGAGAGCTCGGTCATCCGGCGGGCGCCGAGATGGTCGGCAGCCCAGCCGAAGCCGAACAGCGACAGGGCGTAACCCACCGTGAAGCTGGACACGATGGCCCCGGCCGCCGCCGCGCTCAGGCGCCAGGCATCCACCAGCACCGGTATGCACGCGGCCACGGTCATGAACGTGGCGAACAGCAGGATCCGGGCGGCGCAGATTACCCGGATGCGTGCGGGGGTGAGCTGCGCTTCGGCAGCGGTACGTGAAGACATTGGCGGTTTTTCTGATGGTTGCCGGAGGCGTCGCCGGCGGTCAGCGCCGCCGGCGCTCGGCTACCGATCGCACCTTGTCATCCAGTGTCTGCTCGCGGTCGATGCGGGTGCCGGCCTTGATGCTCGTGAACAGGCGCGGCACGCCGTCGGCGTGCAGGCGCTCATGGCACTCGCGGATTGCGGCAAACACGGTGTCCCAGTCGCCCTCTACATTGGTGCCGTAGGCGTGGGGCCGGGTCTCGAGCCCGGCTGCCTCGAGAATGTCCTGGCATGTCGCGATCTGTTGCCCCAGCGAGGTGCCTACTC is from Spiribacter halobius and encodes:
- a CDS encoding MFS transporter, which translates into the protein MSSRTAAEAQLTPARIRVICAARILLFATFMTVAACIPVLVDAWRLSAAAAGAIVSSFTVGYALSLFGFGWAADHLGARRMTELSAVAAAVTSALFGLLADGWWSAMLLYGLVGLAQGGVYTPLIMVFSDDAPPERRGNAMGWLIASTSVGYATSLGVAAIGIALGGWQVAFIVSGLLPALGAAVLLAALRGLPNRIHERPPRARLAEEVVGNRGARLLIGGYVAHNWELLGMWAWLPAFLATGFALSGGALTGATVAGAWLGGGLHLFGATAAFSMGHLSDRTGRRPVLVTLALAGTVLSCAIGWLVQAPAAVLIPLALAYAFVCLGDSPVLTTALAEQVRPGYLGATLAWRSLAGFGAGAAAPVAFGAVLDMVRSVHAAPALAWGSSFVVLGIGGAIASLCAVRLPRPR
- a CDS encoding MTH1187 family thiamine-binding protein, with translation MRVQVELCVVPIGVGTSLGQQIATCQDILEAAGLETRPHAYGTNVEGDWDTVFAAIRECHERLHADGVPRLFTSIKAGTRIDREQTLDDKVRSVAERRRR